The Sphingomonas sanxanigenens DSM 19645 = NX02 genome includes a region encoding these proteins:
- a CDS encoding phasin family protein: MPDSPDKKPVSTMKPKTAKSAAPKAPVDKAVAVAKPAVAKASVKTPAPVAAAPKVSVPAAPAKVPAPAAKPVLKAAPVVAEAVPPKPVAAKPVPAAPTAAPVVAKVPEPPAPTKPEPMPALDVEEKPAASPVVEPIEAARPQAAPAPEPAPTVATASQKGISSMNETVAKVEETTQKLFGDMKERASAAYAKSSKLAEEGVEYHKANLEALVESTKLAAKNAETLGQDAAEYGRKSFESATAALKGFASAKTPTELFKLQSDYAKSSFDAFVAEASKASETWLKVTNEVFQPISSRISVTVEKMKTSAL; encoded by the coding sequence AGCCGGTGAGCACGATGAAGCCGAAGACAGCAAAATCCGCAGCGCCGAAAGCGCCTGTGGACAAGGCTGTTGCGGTTGCGAAGCCCGCCGTCGCGAAGGCCTCTGTCAAGACGCCCGCGCCCGTTGCGGCGGCGCCGAAGGTTTCGGTGCCAGCCGCTCCGGCCAAAGTTCCCGCACCGGCTGCGAAGCCGGTCTTGAAAGCCGCGCCGGTGGTGGCCGAAGCGGTTCCCCCCAAGCCCGTCGCAGCGAAGCCGGTTCCGGCCGCGCCCACGGCGGCACCCGTTGTCGCCAAGGTTCCCGAACCGCCCGCGCCGACCAAGCCGGAGCCGATGCCGGCGCTTGACGTCGAAGAAAAGCCTGCCGCGTCGCCGGTCGTCGAACCGATCGAGGCTGCGCGTCCCCAAGCTGCCCCCGCACCAGAGCCGGCGCCCACAGTGGCGACGGCGTCGCAGAAAGGAATATCGAGCATGAATGAGACCGTGGCGAAGGTCGAAGAGACCACCCAGAAGCTTTTCGGTGACATGAAGGAGCGCGCCAGCGCCGCCTATGCGAAGAGCAGCAAGCTCGCCGAAGAGGGCGTCGAATATCACAAGGCGAATCTCGAGGCGCTGGTCGAATCGACCAAGCTCGCCGCGAAGAATGCCGAGACGCTGGGTCAGGACGCCGCCGAGTACGGTCGCAAGTCGTTCGAGTCGGCGACCGCCGCGCTGAAGGGCTTCGCGTCGGCCAAGACCCCGACCGAGCTGTTCAAGCTGCAGAGCGACTACGCCAAGTCGTCGTTCGACGCGTTCGTCGCCGAAGCGTCGAAGGCCAGCGAGACCTGGCTGAAGGTGACCAACGAGGTCTTCCAGCCGATTTCG